A window from Nitrosopumilus adriaticus encodes these proteins:
- a CDS encoding YbhB/YbcL family Raf kinase inhibitor-like protein, whose translation MIILILESPAFQHGGTIPKKFGYKNGNLSPPLIISEVPEKTKSLVLIMDDPDAMGAVGKVWVHWILWNIPPNTQEVPENSIPKNSIEGKTDFDEIGYGGPAPPDKEHLYVFKLYALDIQLDLEKNSTKSDVENSIKNHILTETKLEGKYAP comes from the coding sequence ATGATCATATTGATTTTAGAGAGCCCTGCATTTCAACATGGTGGTACAATTCCAAAAAAATTTGGATACAAAAATGGGAATTTAAGCCCTCCATTGATAATTAGTGAAGTTCCTGAAAAAACTAAATCCCTAGTTTTGATAATGGATGATCCAGATGCAATGGGTGCAGTTGGCAAAGTTTGGGTCCATTGGATATTGTGGAATATTCCTCCAAATACTCAAGAAGTTCCTGAAAATTCTATCCCAAAAAATTCAATTGAGGGAAAAACAGATTTTGATGAAATTGGTTATGGTGGACCTGCGCCTCCCGATAAAGAACATCTTTATGTTTTCAAACTTTATGCTCTAGATATTCAGCTTGATTTAGAAAAGAATTCAACAAAATCAGATGTTGAGAATTCCATAAAAAACCATATACTTACTGAAACAAAACTTGAAGGAAAATATGCTCCATAA
- a CDS encoding PIN domain-containing protein, giving the protein MVEVLCDTNFLIHLATKRIKNIDNLDVEIGSISFVVPEVVITELKKLQKIPAKKKYVTMTLNFIKNLKIIPLNGNFADKELLEYVKNYNSIIGTMDKALKKQIKQAGGSILSLSNDKIILES; this is encoded by the coding sequence TTGGTTGAAGTACTCTGTGATACAAATTTTCTAATCCATTTAGCAACTAAACGAATAAAAAATATTGATAATCTTGATGTTGAAATAGGCTCAATTTCTTTTGTTGTTCCAGAAGTGGTAATAACAGAACTAAAGAAATTACAAAAAATACCTGCAAAAAAAAAATATGTTACAATGACTTTAAATTTTATAAAGAATTTGAAGATAATTCCTCTAAATGGGAATTTTGCTGATAAGGAATTATTAGAATATGTTAAAAATTATAACTCAATAATTGGAACAATGGATAAAGCATTAAAAAAACAAATTAAACAAGCTGGGGGTTCAATACTTTCTTTGTCAAATGATAAAATTATCTTAGAATCTTAG